A single region of the Paenibacillus sp. genome encodes:
- the serC gene encoding 3-phosphoserine/phosphohydroxythreonine transaminase has protein sequence MTKRAYNFNAGPAALPLSVLQTAAEQMTNFEGTGMSVMEMSHRSENYERLNNETQQLFKTLFGIPEGYKVLFLQGGASTQFAMIPMNLLPAGKTAAYVVHGAWGTKAFKEAKLFGDAATIASTKESGFKSVPDMKNLKLPDNAAYLHVTTNETIEGVQMTEFPDTGDVPLIADMSSDILSRPLDVSKFGLIYAGAQKNLGPSGVTVVIAKDELVDKSPEHLATMLRYDTHASNNSLYNTPPSFSVYIMNLVLRWIESEGGLAGIEKRNAEKTDLIYRAIDESDGFYIGHAEPAYRSRMNITFRLRTEEAEKAFLKAASAAGFVGLKGHRSVGGCRASTYNAVPYEACAALAQFMEDFRRQSQ, from the coding sequence TTGACCAAGAGAGCGTATAACTTCAATGCGGGTCCCGCGGCGCTGCCGCTGTCGGTGCTCCAGACGGCCGCCGAGCAGATGACGAATTTCGAAGGCACCGGCATGTCCGTCATGGAAATGTCCCATCGCAGCGAAAACTACGAGCGGCTGAACAACGAAACGCAGCAGCTGTTCAAGACGCTGTTCGGCATTCCCGAAGGATATAAAGTGCTCTTCCTCCAAGGCGGGGCGAGCACGCAGTTCGCCATGATTCCGATGAACCTGCTGCCGGCCGGCAAGACGGCGGCGTACGTCGTCCACGGCGCATGGGGCACGAAGGCGTTCAAGGAAGCAAAGCTGTTCGGCGATGCCGCGACGATCGCCTCCACGAAGGAGAGCGGCTTCAAGAGCGTCCCGGACATGAAGAACCTGAAGCTGCCGGACAACGCGGCGTACCTCCACGTCACGACGAACGAAACGATCGAAGGCGTGCAAATGACGGAGTTCCCGGACACCGGCGACGTCCCGCTTATCGCGGACATGTCCAGCGACATCTTGAGCCGTCCGCTCGACGTATCGAAGTTCGGGCTCATCTATGCGGGCGCGCAGAAGAACCTCGGTCCGTCCGGCGTCACGGTCGTTATCGCGAAGGACGAGCTCGTAGACAAATCGCCGGAGCATCTGGCGACGATGCTGCGCTACGACACGCACGCGTCGAACAATTCGCTGTACAACACGCCGCCGTCGTTCTCCGTGTACATCATGAACTTAGTGCTGCGCTGGATCGAGTCGGAGGGCGGTCTCGCCGGCATCGAGAAGCGTAACGCGGAGAAGACGGATCTCATCTACCGGGCGATCGACGAAAGCGACGGCTTCTACATCGGGCACGCGGAGCCGGCGTACCGTTCGCGGATGAACATCACGTTCCGCTTGCGCACCGAAGAGGCGGAGAAGGCGTTCTTGAAAGCGGCGTCCGCGGCCGGCTTCGTCGGCTTGAAGGGGCACCGCAGCGTCGGCGGCTGCCGCGCGTCGACCTACAACGCCGTGCCGTACGAGGCGTGCGCGGCGCTGGCGCAGTTCATGGAAGACTTCCGCCGTCAGTCCCAATAA
- a CDS encoding pyruvate, water dikinase regulatory protein, whose translation MSNNPVDPSAAQRHGFATDERILYICSDSVGETAEAVARATLRQFGGKKIRIKRVGHVREAEEVERLLAEAKEHGSFVAYTLVQPKLRETMVRESKRLGVRVVDIMGPMIQAFVDTFHDSPARKPGLLHEMDEQYFKRVEAIEFAVRYDDGRDPSGLPRAQVVLVGVSRTSKTPLSMFLAHKGFRVANWPLVPEVKLPDELLRLDPERVFGLTMQPEAIHKIRTERLRAVGLPEGAAYASVDRIRRELDYAASVMERIGCRVIDVSDKAIEETAGIIMGYFS comes from the coding sequence ATGTCCAACAATCCCGTTGACCCGTCCGCGGCGCAGAGGCACGGCTTCGCGACGGATGAGCGCATCCTTTACATATGCTCCGACTCGGTAGGGGAGACGGCCGAAGCGGTCGCCCGGGCGACGCTGCGGCAGTTCGGCGGCAAAAAAATCCGCATCAAGCGGGTCGGCCACGTGCGCGAGGCGGAAGAGGTCGAGCGTCTGCTCGCAGAGGCGAAGGAGCACGGCAGCTTCGTCGCGTACACGCTCGTGCAGCCGAAGCTGCGAGAGACGATGGTGCGGGAGTCGAAAAGGCTCGGCGTTCGCGTCGTCGACATCATGGGGCCGATGATCCAAGCGTTCGTGGACACGTTCCACGACTCGCCGGCCCGCAAGCCCGGCCTGCTGCACGAGATGGACGAGCAATATTTCAAGCGCGTGGAGGCGATCGAATTCGCCGTGCGCTACGACGACGGACGCGATCCGTCCGGCTTGCCGCGCGCGCAGGTGGTGCTGGTCGGCGTGTCCCGCACGTCGAAGACGCCGCTCAGCATGTTCCTCGCGCACAAAGGGTTCCGCGTCGCGAACTGGCCGCTCGTCCCGGAGGTGAAGCTGCCGGACGAGCTGCTGCGGCTCGATCCGGAGCGCGTCTTCGGCTTGACGATGCAGCCGGAGGCGATCCACAAAATTCGTACCGAGCGGCTGCGCGCGGTCGGATTGCCCGAAGGGGCCGCGTACGCGTCGGTCGATCGCATCCGCCGCGAGCTCGATTACGCCGCTTCGGTGATGGAGCGCATCGGCTGCCGCGTCATCGACGTGTCCGACAAAGCGATCGAAGAAACCGCCGGCATCATTATGGGATATTTCTCTTGA
- the glnA gene encoding type I glutamate--ammonia ligase codes for MSAQDVLKLIKEKNIEWVDFRFVGLSGKAQHISLPAVEVEEETFTLGVAFDGSSIPGFRGIENSDMVMIPVTETAFIDPFTAHPTLVIMCDIYTPDGERYDRDPRGIAQKAEEYLQTTGIGTAAYFGPESEFFIFDDVRFETGMNKSYFEVDSEEAAWNTGRKEEGGNLGFKIPVKGGYVPVQPVDTQQDIRSEMCRLMMEVGIRIDRHHHEVATAGQGEINFRFDTLTKTADNLMKYKYIVHNTARQYGKVATFMPKPLFGDNGSGMHVHSSIFNGSEPLFYEKGGYGNMSELAMYYIGGILHHAPALIAFTNPSTNSFKRLVPGYEAPVNLAFSKGNRSAAVRIPVAAVSPKGARIEFRTPDSTANPYLAFAAMLMAGLDGIKNKIDPRKLGYGPVDKNIYELSEEEKKEIRSVPGSLDEALDALEADYEFLTQGNVFTKEFIDNYVAYKRDEAKSVSIRVHPHEYALYFDC; via the coding sequence ATGTCGGCACAAGACGTTCTCAAGTTAATTAAGGAAAAAAATATCGAGTGGGTGGACTTTCGCTTCGTAGGTCTGTCCGGTAAAGCACAGCACATTTCCTTACCTGCGGTTGAAGTCGAAGAAGAAACGTTCACGCTTGGCGTAGCTTTCGACGGTTCGTCCATCCCGGGCTTCCGCGGCATCGAAAACTCCGACATGGTTATGATCCCGGTTACGGAAACGGCGTTCATCGATCCGTTCACGGCTCATCCGACGCTGGTTATTATGTGCGACATTTACACGCCGGACGGCGAGCGCTATGACCGCGACCCGCGCGGCATCGCTCAAAAGGCTGAAGAATATTTGCAAACGACGGGCATCGGTACGGCAGCGTACTTCGGTCCGGAATCCGAATTTTTCATTTTCGACGACGTCCGTTTCGAAACGGGCATGAACAAGTCCTACTTCGAAGTAGACTCCGAAGAAGCAGCTTGGAACACGGGCCGCAAAGAAGAAGGCGGCAACCTTGGCTTCAAGATTCCGGTTAAAGGCGGCTACGTTCCGGTTCAGCCGGTCGACACGCAGCAGGACATCCGCAGCGAAATGTGCCGTTTGATGATGGAAGTCGGCATCCGCATCGACCGTCATCACCACGAAGTCGCTACGGCAGGTCAAGGCGAAATCAACTTCCGCTTCGACACGCTGACGAAAACGGCCGACAACCTGATGAAGTACAAATATATTGTTCATAACACAGCTCGTCAATACGGCAAAGTCGCAACGTTCATGCCGAAGCCGCTCTTCGGCGACAACGGCAGCGGCATGCACGTACACTCGTCGATTTTCAACGGCAGCGAGCCGCTCTTCTACGAGAAGGGTGGATACGGCAACATGTCCGAACTCGCGATGTACTACATCGGCGGCATCCTGCACCACGCGCCGGCTCTGATCGCGTTCACGAACCCGTCGACGAACTCGTTCAAGCGTCTCGTTCCGGGCTACGAGGCTCCGGTAAACCTGGCGTTCTCGAAGGGCAACCGCTCCGCTGCGGTCCGGATTCCGGTCGCTGCGGTATCGCCGAAAGGCGCGCGCATCGAGTTCCGTACGCCGGACTCGACGGCGAACCCGTACCTCGCGTTCGCGGCTATGCTGATGGCCGGCCTCGACGGCATTAAGAACAAGATCGACCCGCGCAAATTGGGCTACGGTCCGGTCGACAAGAACATTTACGAGCTGTCCGAAGAAGAGAAGAAGGAAATCCGCAGCGTTCCGGGCTCCCTGGACGAAGCGCTCGACGCTCTCGAAGCGGACTACGAATTCTTGACGCAAGGCAATGTATTCACGAAGGAATTCATCGATAACTACGTAGCGTACAAGCGCGACGAAGCGAAATCCGTTTCGATCCGCGTTCACCCGCACGAGTACGCGTTGTACTTCGACTGCTAA
- the aroF gene encoding 3-deoxy-7-phosphoheptulonate synthase, with protein MIAILANTAGEERIQEVVRAIEKRGLQAHVSKGTDRTVVGIIGKAEPTLAEQLRQMTGVENVIKISKSYKLASRDFHPEDTVIDIKGVKIGGDELVVMGGPCAVENRDQIMEIAKHVKAAGAQVLRGGAFKPRTGPYSFQGVGVEGLEWMAEAGEKYGLVTITEVMTPEYVDVCAEYADIMQVGTRNMQNFDLLRKLGTCGKPVLLKRGFSATYDEWLNAAEYILAGGNPNVMLCERGIRTFETYTRNTLDLTAIPVVKQLSHLPVISDPSHGTGRRELVATMSKASVAAGADGLIVEMHTDPDNSMTGDGVQSLFPNQFEQLLRELQQLAPLVGKSFETAKQPVSSL; from the coding sequence ATGATCGCGATTTTGGCGAACACGGCGGGGGAAGAGAGAATTCAAGAGGTGGTCCGGGCGATCGAGAAGCGCGGGCTTCAGGCGCACGTATCGAAAGGGACGGACCGGACGGTCGTCGGCATCATCGGGAAGGCGGAGCCGACGCTCGCCGAACAGCTTCGCCAAATGACCGGCGTCGAAAACGTCATCAAAATTTCGAAGTCTTACAAGCTGGCGAGCCGCGACTTCCATCCGGAAGATACGGTCATCGATATCAAAGGCGTGAAGATCGGCGGCGACGAGCTCGTCGTGATGGGCGGTCCTTGCGCGGTCGAAAACCGCGATCAAATTATGGAAATCGCGAAGCACGTCAAGGCGGCGGGCGCGCAAGTGCTCCGGGGCGGGGCGTTCAAGCCGCGCACGGGTCCGTACAGCTTCCAGGGCGTCGGCGTCGAAGGTCTCGAGTGGATGGCGGAAGCGGGCGAGAAGTACGGCCTCGTTACGATTACCGAGGTCATGACGCCGGAGTACGTCGACGTTTGCGCGGAGTACGCGGATATCATGCAGGTGGGCACGCGCAACATGCAGAATTTCGACCTGCTGCGCAAGCTCGGCACGTGCGGCAAGCCGGTGCTGCTGAAGCGGGGCTTCAGCGCGACGTACGATGAATGGCTGAACGCGGCCGAGTACATTCTCGCGGGCGGCAACCCGAACGTCATGCTGTGCGAGCGCGGCATCCGCACGTTCGAGACGTACACGCGGAACACGCTCGACTTGACGGCGATCCCGGTCGTCAAGCAGCTGAGCCACCTGCCGGTCATTTCCGACCCGAGCCACGGCACGGGACGCCGGGAGCTCGTCGCGACGATGTCGAAGGCGTCGGTCGCCGCCGGCGCGGACGGCCTCATTGTCGAGATGCACACCGACCCGGACAATTCGATGACGGGCGACGGCGTACAATCGCTGTTCCCGAACCAGTTCGAACAGCTTCTCCGCGAGCTGCAGCAGCTCGCTCCGCTCGTCGGCAAATCGTTCGAGACGGCGAAGCAGCCGGTTTCCTCGCTGTAA
- a CDS encoding 4-hydroxy-3-methylbut-2-enyl diphosphate reductase: protein MEVVKISPRGYCYGVVDAMVLALQTARNLDLPRPIYILGMIVHNAHVTEAFEREGVITLDGPNRLDILENVDKGTVIFTAHGVSPEVRRRAAEKGLTMVDATCPDVTKTHDLIRAKTAEGYEIIYIGKKGHPEPEGAVGVAPDKVHLIEREEEIDALPIAPGTRLLVTNQTTMSQWDIRHIMKRVTDRFPHAEIHNEICLATQVRQEAVAGQASLADLVIVVGDPRSNNSNRLAQVSEEIAGVKAYRVADVTEIRPEWLMPLRKVAVTSGASTPTPVTKEVIAYLEAFDPNDPATWPVVRTLNPDKLLPTVKER from the coding sequence ATGGAAGTCGTCAAAATTTCCCCGCGCGGCTACTGCTACGGCGTCGTCGACGCGATGGTGCTCGCGCTGCAGACGGCCCGCAACTTGGATCTGCCGCGGCCGATATACATTCTCGGCATGATCGTGCACAACGCTCATGTGACGGAGGCGTTCGAGCGGGAAGGCGTCATTACGCTCGACGGACCGAACCGTTTGGACATACTGGAGAACGTCGACAAAGGCACGGTCATTTTCACCGCTCACGGCGTATCGCCGGAGGTGCGCCGCCGCGCCGCAGAGAAAGGTCTCACCATGGTGGACGCGACGTGCCCGGACGTAACGAAGACGCACGATTTGATCCGCGCCAAGACGGCGGAAGGATACGAGATCATTTATATCGGCAAGAAAGGTCACCCCGAGCCGGAGGGCGCCGTCGGCGTCGCGCCGGACAAAGTGCATCTCATCGAGCGCGAGGAAGAAATCGATGCGCTGCCGATCGCGCCGGGCACTCGGCTGCTCGTCACAAACCAAACGACGATGAGCCAGTGGGACATTCGCCACATTATGAAGCGGGTGACGGACCGGTTTCCGCATGCGGAAATCCACAACGAAATTTGCCTCGCCACGCAGGTGCGGCAGGAGGCGGTGGCGGGGCAGGCGTCGCTCGCCGATCTCGTGATCGTCGTGGGCGATCCGCGCAGCAACAACTCGAACCGGCTCGCGCAGGTGTCCGAGGAGATCGCCGGCGTGAAGGCGTATCGGGTGGCGGACGTGACGGAAATTCGTCCGGAATGGCTGATGCCGCTGCGGAAGGTGGCAGTCACGTCGGGCGCCTCCACGCCGACGCCGGTGACGAAGGAAGTCATCGCGTACCTCGAAGCGTTCGATCCGAACGACCCGGCTACGTGGCCGGTCGTCCGCACGCTGAACCCGGACAAATTGCTGCCGACGGTGAAGGAACGCTGA
- a CDS encoding HAMP domain-containing sensor histidine kinase, whose product MSIRLRLTLWYSAVLGVTVVAFCVAVYVLVSYVLSAGEKNSMQTLANQIEREIGVRVGWNLFLGPSIVPELPALDEFRYSGYFLQIVDREGRIRQKNIRGELPLPSVVEAGRELESAAFTERNIGASTVLVYNVPIQLEVDRNGTAVYAGMLQVGTTIDDLKRTLAHLRTVLTVTALAAVALASTLGWFLARKALQPIEHLIGAADRIGQAEDLSHRIEYGGPQDEIGRLTSTINGMLSRIQNAYGELEEAVQAQRRFVSDASHELRTPLTTIRGNVELLEKMWARWRDSGTLGELDEEQAALALESVRDIAGEAERMSRLVNDLLMLARADAGHRMRKERVELAPLVAEVARKAAHLPRTAEWVVGDLSPLEGVEVIGDADALRQLLFIFIENAFKYTPSGEVELTALPPDGLGTVGLRIRDTGIGMDKEHVPHIFDRFYRADPSRGETSGTGLGLAIARWIIDEHQGSVEVLTRPGGGTSFIVRLPIAPPQELERPAKL is encoded by the coding sequence ATGAGCATCCGCCTTCGTTTAACGCTATGGTACAGCGCCGTGCTCGGCGTGACGGTCGTCGCGTTCTGCGTCGCCGTATATGTGCTCGTCTCGTACGTGCTCAGCGCGGGCGAGAAAAACAGCATGCAGACGCTGGCGAATCAGATCGAGCGGGAGATCGGCGTCCGCGTCGGGTGGAATTTGTTCCTCGGCCCGAGCATCGTGCCCGAGCTGCCCGCGCTGGACGAGTTCCGGTACTCGGGGTATTTCCTGCAAATCGTCGACCGGGAAGGCCGCATTCGGCAAAAAAACATTCGCGGCGAGCTGCCGCTGCCGTCCGTCGTCGAGGCGGGCCGGGAACTCGAGAGCGCCGCGTTCACGGAGCGGAACATCGGCGCGTCGACGGTTCTCGTATACAACGTGCCGATCCAACTGGAGGTCGATCGGAACGGCACAGCCGTATACGCCGGCATGCTGCAGGTCGGCACGACGATCGACGATTTGAAGCGGACGCTGGCGCATTTGCGCACGGTGCTGACGGTGACCGCGCTCGCCGCGGTGGCGCTCGCTTCGACGCTCGGCTGGTTTTTGGCGCGCAAGGCGCTGCAGCCGATCGAGCATTTGATCGGCGCCGCCGACCGGATCGGCCAAGCGGAGGATTTGAGCCACCGCATCGAATACGGCGGTCCGCAGGACGAGATCGGCAGGCTGACGTCGACGATCAACGGCATGCTCTCGCGCATCCAGAACGCGTACGGCGAATTGGAGGAGGCGGTGCAGGCGCAGCGGCGGTTCGTGTCCGACGCGTCGCACGAGCTGCGAACGCCGCTGACGACGATTCGCGGCAATGTGGAGCTGCTCGAGAAAATGTGGGCCCGCTGGCGCGACTCCGGCACGCTCGGCGAGCTCGACGAGGAGCAGGCGGCGCTCGCCCTGGAGTCGGTGCGCGACATCGCCGGGGAAGCCGAACGGATGAGCCGGCTCGTCAACGATTTGCTCATGCTGGCGCGGGCGGACGCAGGTCACCGCATGCGGAAGGAACGCGTCGAGCTGGCGCCGCTCGTGGCGGAGGTCGCCCGGAAGGCCGCGCATCTGCCGCGGACGGCGGAATGGGTCGTCGGCGATTTGTCGCCGCTCGAAGGCGTCGAGGTGATCGGCGACGCCGATGCGCTGCGGCAGCTGCTGTTCATTTTCATCGAGAACGCGTTCAAATATACGCCGTCCGGCGAAGTGGAGCTGACGGCGCTTCCTCCGGACGGCCTGGGAACCGTCGGGCTGCGCATCCGCGACACGGGCATCGGGATGGACAAGGAGCACGTGCCGCACATTTTCGACCGGTTCTATCGGGCGGACCCGTCGCGCGGGGAAACGAGCGGCACGGGGCTCGGCCTCGCCATCGCCCGGTGGATCATCGACGAGCATCAAGGCTCCGTCGAAGTGTTGACGCGGCCGGGCGGCGGCACGTCGTTCATCGTGCGGCTGCCGATCGCGCCGCCGCAGGAGCTGGAGCGGCCCGCGAAGCTCTAG
- a CDS encoding response regulator transcription factor, protein MKESILVIDDDEKITSMLRRGLAFEGYRVRTARGGNEGLEALRQEEPDLVVLDIMMPGLDGWEVCRRLREAGSRVPVLMLTAKDEVADRVRGLDTGADDYLVKPFALEELLARIRALLRRSGGAAGREEPEDGRRLVFEDLSLNPDTREAIRGDRVVELTAKEYELLHLFMSNPRRVLSRDTLMDKIWGYDYSGESNVLEVYVAMLRNKLEEGGEKRLIQTVRGAGYVLRGDKG, encoded by the coding sequence ATGAAGGAATCGATTCTAGTGATCGACGACGACGAGAAAATTACGTCGATGCTTCGCCGCGGCCTCGCTTTCGAAGGGTACCGCGTCCGGACGGCGCGGGGCGGGAACGAAGGGCTGGAAGCGCTGCGCCAGGAGGAGCCGGACCTCGTCGTGCTCGATATTATGATGCCGGGACTGGACGGCTGGGAAGTATGCCGCCGGCTGCGGGAGGCCGGAAGCCGCGTGCCGGTGCTCATGCTGACGGCGAAGGACGAAGTCGCGGACCGCGTGCGGGGGCTGGATACGGGCGCGGACGATTACTTGGTGAAGCCCTTCGCGCTCGAGGAGCTGCTCGCCCGCATACGGGCGCTGCTGCGGCGCAGCGGAGGCGCGGCCGGACGAGAGGAGCCGGAGGACGGCCGGCGGCTCGTGTTCGAGGATTTGTCGCTGAACCCCGACACCCGGGAGGCGATTCGGGGCGATCGCGTCGTCGAGCTGACGGCGAAGGAGTACGAGCTGCTGCATTTGTTCATGTCCAATCCGCGGCGCGTGCTGTCGCGCGACACGCTGATGGATAAAATCTGGGGGTACGACTACAGCGGAGAGTCGAACGTGCTGGAGGTTTACGTCGCGATGCTGCGGAACAAGCTGGAGGAGGGCGGCGAAAAGCGGCTCATCCAAACGGTGCGCGGCGCCGGGTACGTGCTGCGGGGCGACAAAGGATGA